The Cyanobium sp. ATX 6F1 genome includes a region encoding these proteins:
- a CDS encoding alpha/beta fold hydrolase, which translates to MSNRSRWLPIALSSLLLGGSPAGAAEHLDVRLDGLTLPLDLRQLEAWSRSPDSRQGDLGVWMEVLDARSRQDLARLLRAPLLRDRTFGQQLLQSWAGRQVAAEVGELISAEGDGGGDVLLSSLRELLGRQAEVNVLDLLRAVPVNRLTLQLDGLIVLAAEWRQQLRDQGRAMERLRQLPLPAAPALAEAPLEPAGVPRPQGQGRQAVAPRQPERLLLPVAHRAVPLPLELWRAQSTRHRSWVVLMPGLGGSAEQMGWLGAELAARGWSVLALEHPGSDQKAVKELLDGRRPLPGAETLPDRLADLEAVLSAERSGRLPRLGDSVVLMGHSLGGLSALLAAGLRPEPGLGRRCRRALNSIPLINLSRLLQCQLNQVSLPPARSTVPVAGVVAFNSFGSLLWPHHGLERLPVPLLLLGGSLDLVTPPVSEQLDQFLPGNHPLSRLVLVDGASHFSPVRLPSADQALFKIGDAFVGVEPRQAQALMLQLTGDFLAGLELGQPLPAQKLQRESVTAYVLDAGAAQRWRQGL; encoded by the coding sequence GTGTCAAACCGCTCCCGCTGGCTGCCTATCGCGCTCAGCAGTCTGCTGCTGGGGGGCTCGCCCGCAGGGGCCGCCGAGCATCTCGATGTGCGCCTCGATGGGCTCACCCTGCCCCTGGACCTGCGTCAGCTGGAGGCCTGGAGCCGCTCCCCCGACAGCCGCCAGGGGGATCTGGGGGTGTGGATGGAGGTTCTGGACGCCCGCAGCCGCCAGGACCTGGCACGGCTGCTGCGGGCGCCCTTGCTGCGGGATCGCACCTTCGGCCAGCAACTGCTGCAGAGCTGGGCGGGACGCCAGGTGGCGGCGGAGGTGGGGGAGCTGATCAGCGCCGAGGGCGACGGCGGCGGTGACGTGCTGCTGTCCTCGTTGCGGGAGCTGTTGGGGCGCCAGGCGGAGGTGAACGTGCTCGATCTGCTGCGGGCGGTGCCGGTGAACCGGCTGACGCTGCAGCTCGATGGTTTGATCGTTCTGGCGGCCGAGTGGCGCCAACAGTTGCGCGACCAGGGACGGGCCATGGAGCGGCTGCGCCAGCTGCCCCTGCCGGCGGCCCCCGCCCTTGCCGAGGCTCCCTTGGAACCCGCCGGTGTTCCCCGCCCGCAGGGCCAGGGACGCCAGGCTGTAGCCCCCCGGCAGCCGGAGCGGCTGCTGCTGCCCGTGGCCCACCGGGCGGTGCCCCTGCCCCTGGAGCTCTGGCGCGCCCAGAGCACCCGCCATCGCAGCTGGGTGGTGCTCATGCCTGGGCTGGGTGGCAGCGCCGAGCAGATGGGCTGGCTGGGGGCTGAACTGGCCGCCCGGGGCTGGTCGGTGCTGGCCTTGGAGCACCCCGGCAGCGATCAAAAGGCCGTCAAGGAGCTGCTGGATGGTCGCCGGCCCCTGCCTGGGGCGGAAACCCTGCCCGATCGTCTGGCGGACCTGGAGGCGGTGCTTTCCGCCGAGCGCAGCGGCCGGCTGCCCCGGCTCGGCGACTCGGTGGTGTTGATGGGCCATTCCCTCGGCGGTCTCTCCGCGCTGCTGGCGGCGGGCCTGCGTCCGGAACCGGGCCTGGGCCGCCGCTGCCGTCGGGCCCTGAACTCGATCCCGCTGATCAACCTCTCGAGGCTGCTGCAGTGCCAGCTGAATCAGGTCAGCCTGCCGCCAGCCAGGTCGACCGTGCCGGTGGCGGGGGTGGTGGCCTTCAACAGTTTCGGCAGCCTGCTCTGGCCCCATCACGGCCTGGAGCGCCTTCCGGTGCCGCTGCTGCTGCTGGGGGGCAGCCTCGATCTGGTCACTCCGCCCGTGTCCGAGCAGCTGGATCAGTTCCTGCCCGGCAACCATCCCCTCAGCCGGCTGGTGCTGGTGGATGGGGCCAGCCACTTTTCGCCCGTGCGCCTCCCCTCCGCGGATCAGGCCCTGTTCAAGATCGGTGACGCCTTCGTGGGGGTGGAACCCCGGCAGGCCCAGGCCCTGATGCTGCAGCTCACCGGTGATTTCCTTGCGGGCCTGGAGCTCGGCCAGCCCCTGCCCGCCCAGAAGCTTCAACGGGAGTCCGTGACGGCCTACGTGCTCGATGCTGGGGCCGCCCAGCGTTGGCGTCAGGGGCTCTGA